The window CCATTCTTCGGTCTTTGAAGCACTCTCATCCAGTGTGTTAAAAACTTCTGCCGTTGTGCTTTCCATTTCTTCTACCTGAGCTTCTTCTTCCTTGTTTTGCGGTTTGTATCCCCTTCTCTTATAAGTTGCCATAATTTTTATTTTTCTTCTGAATGCAACCGATCTCAATCGGTTAACAAAAAATGATCTTATTATATAAAATTAATCGCAGTTAGCGACGTGCGGCAAAAATATAATTTTTATTCATATGTAAAAGCGATTTTATTTGATATTTTTTGAATAATTTGTAGCATATTTGCAAGTTCCTACCCAATAATTTGTTGATACGATATACATGCATTTACGAAAACTCACGCTCATTAATTATAAGAACTTTTCGAGTCAGTCTTTTGAACTTGACAGTAAAATTAATTGCTTCGTAGGTAATAACGGGATTGGAAAAACAAATGTGCTGGACGCTGTATATCACCTCTCATTCGGTAAAAGCTATTTTAATCCGATAGCAACACAGAATATCAGGCACGGAGAAGATTTCCTCGTTGTGGACGGCCATTTTGAAAAAGAAGGACGTGAAGAAAAAGTAATATGCAGTTATAAAAAAGGGCAAAAAAAGGTCATCAAAAGAAACGGTAAAATTTATGACAAAATATCCGATCATATCGGTTTTTTACCACTGGTGATTATCTCTCCCGCCGACCGCGACCTCATCATTGAAGGAAGTGAAACCAGAAGAAAGTTTATCGACAGTGTAATTTCACAAAGCAATAAAACATACCTCACCAGGCTGATCAATTACAATAAAGTACTGACACAGCGAAATTCACTCTTAAAATATTTTGCTGTAAACAACACCTTTGACCCGGAGACCCTGAGCATCTATAACGAACAACTCCACGGACTGGGTACGGACATCTTTGAGACCCGAAAACAATTCCTCGAAATATTCATCCCGATATTCAGAAAGCGGTACATTGCCATATCGGGAGGCAAAGAGGCCATCAATATCAGCTATCAAAGTCAGCTCTTCGAAAGGTCGCTGCCCGAACTTTTCGAAACCAACCTCAAAAAAGACCGGGCCCTGCAATACACCTCTGTAGGAATTCATAAAGACGACCTTAGCTTCGAAATACAGGACTATCCCATAAAGAAATTCGGAAGCCAGGGACAACAGAAATCATTTTTAATCGCCCTGAAACTGGCGCAGTTCGATTTCATTAAAGAACAAGCCAGGGTAACCCCTATCCTGTTACTGGATGATATTTTTGACAAACTGGATGAAGAACGGGTAGGTCAGATCGTAAAACTGGTGGAAAATGACCACTTCGGACAAATATTTATCAGCGATACCCATGCCGAACGGACCGAAGATGTAGTTAAAGAAACACATCAATCCTATAAAATTTTCAGACTATGAAACCATCACTGATAACCCTCATCCTCATATTGGTTTTCAACAGCTGCTCTACACCGGTTGCAGAACAGGTGAAACAACTAAACGGATACTGGGAAATTGAAAAAGTAGAATTGCCTTCCGGAGAGACCAAAACATACGGCATCAACAGAACTGTCGACTATATAGAACTGAAAAACGACACCTCGGGGATACGCACCAAACTATCGCCTAAGATTGACGGTTCCTTTATATCAAATAACAATTACGAAATATTCTCACTCATCAATAAAGAAGGGAAATTATACATGATATACAATACCCCTTTCTCTAAATGGGAAGAAGAAATCTTAAAAGTGGATAAAGATCAGTTAATCGTGATCAACACCGAAAAATTGAAGTATTTTTACAAAAGATATCAAAAACTATCTATTGATTAATGGCTCGACGTAACGAACATATATCACTGGCAGATGCGCTAAAAAGCTTTGTTGAAAACAGCAAACTGGAAAAAGGCCTCGATAAACACAATGTTGAAGACGCATGGGTAAACCTCATGGGGCCCGGTGTAAACAACTACACTACCAACGTACAACTCAAAGGCTCCGTACTTTATGTTACACTCTCTTCATCAGTACTCCGGGAAGAACTAAGCTACGGAAAG of the Zhouia spongiae genome contains:
- the recF gene encoding DNA replication/repair protein RecF (All proteins in this family for which functions are known are DNA-binding proteins that assist the filamentation of RecA onto DNA for the initiation of recombination or recombinational repair.), whose product is MHLRKLTLINYKNFSSQSFELDSKINCFVGNNGIGKTNVLDAVYHLSFGKSYFNPIATQNIRHGEDFLVVDGHFEKEGREEKVICSYKKGQKKVIKRNGKIYDKISDHIGFLPLVIISPADRDLIIEGSETRRKFIDSVISQSNKTYLTRLINYNKVLTQRNSLLKYFAVNNTFDPETLSIYNEQLHGLGTDIFETRKQFLEIFIPIFRKRYIAISGGKEAINISYQSQLFERSLPELFETNLKKDRALQYTSVGIHKDDLSFEIQDYPIKKFGSQGQQKSFLIALKLAQFDFIKEQARVTPILLLDDIFDKLDEERVGQIVKLVENDHFGQIFISDTHAERTEDVVKETHQSYKIFRL
- a CDS encoding DUF721 domain-containing protein produces the protein MARRNEHISLADALKSFVENSKLEKGLDKHNVEDAWVNLMGPGVNNYTTNVQLKGSVLYVTLSSSVLREELSYGKEKIIGMINESLGKKIIDKLVLR